In Ignavibacteriales bacterium, the genomic window TATCGGAGGGGCGACCGGTGGTCCAAATAATTCTTATTGTTTAGAAGATGCAGGAGGTTCTATATTTAATGTCAAAAACAATATCTTCCATAACGCACGAGCCGGGGGTCCAGGACTAAACTATTCAGTTGCAACTATGAAAGCATGGTTATTACCGACAAGATCAGATTACAATATTTTATATAATCAGTCAAGTGCTAATTTAACATTCCATACAGGAATGAACATGAACTTTGCCCAATGGCAAATGGCAACATCAGGAGAAGCAAACAGTATAAACCGAGATCCAAAATTTAAAAATCCAATTGCAGGTGACTTGCACCTTGATCCGGCAAACTACTCACCATCAGATAATGCCGGCATTTCAATTTCTGAAATTACAAACGACTTTGATTATCAGCTCCGTGGTGGCAATCCGGATATCGGTGCTGATGAGTACACTATAAACGTTCCCTCTGCGTTTTCACTTCTACTCCCAGCCAACAGTGATACTAACCAACCCCGCAATGGAATATTAAAATGGCAGAACTCACCTCCGGCAGGCAAATATGATGTTTATTTGGATACCAGCACTCCACCCGTAATCAAAGCAGCATCTGATGTAATAGATACTTTTTATAATTATACAAGTATCGATACGAACAAAACATACTATTGGTTTGTGATAGCGAAAAACTCAAGCGGTCAACAGACATCCAATAGTGCACCATGGCGATTCTTCACAGGTGCAGGTTCGAGTACAGGAGAAATTACCCAATCATTCCCCATGCTTAATGGTTGGAACATGTTATCGTTGCCACTCATAGTAACCGACCCGAGAAAAGAGACACAATACCCCACTGCATCATCGAAAGCATTCGGGTATAACGGTTCTTATACTATCGCCGAAACATTAAAATACGGCATTGGCTACTGGTTAAAATTTGATAGCGCGGAATCTATCGATATCACCGGATATAAATTCGAGAATGATACAATCGATGTTATCGACAAATGGAATATGATCGGTTGCCCGTCTGAAATTGTTCCAGTTGATTCAATCGCTTCCATTCCTGGTGGTATCATCACATCTAATTTCTTCGGATACGATGGATCGACATACAAGAAAGCAGATACATTGAAACCGGGATATGGATACTGGGTGAAAGTAAATCAGGCAGGACAGCTAATACTGAGAAATAATTCATCCATGGCAATGATGAATCGGATAAAAATTCGTCCGACATTTGAAATGCCGCCGCCGCCGCCGAATTCCGAAATCCCAAACCCGAAATCTCAAATCCCAACAAGGTTTGTTCTTGAGCAGAACTATCCCAATCCGTTTAACCCATTAACAATTATCAATTATCAATTACCAATTGACAGTTGGGTAACATTGAAGGTATATAATGTTTTGGGTGTGGAGATTGCAATGTTGGTGAATGAGTATAAGAAGATGGGAAGGTATGAAGTTGAGTTTGACGCCTCCTCCCTTTCAAGCGGAATATATTATTGTCGTTTAACGGCTGAACACCCTTCGTCAGGCTCAGGGTGGAATTTTATTGAGACTAAGAAATTAATCTTGCTCAGATGATATCATCATATTAATTCATTAAACAAATATACAGATCAATTAATTGAGGAGATATGAAAACAACTATTCTTGTTTTGGTGCTGATGTTATGTCACACTCTGGCCCTAAGCCAGCCACAACTTTTTACAAACAATTCGTCAACCGAAGCGAAATACGAACGAGGAGTGGTATTAGTAAAATTTAAAGATGACGTGGAAATGCCCATCAATAAAGAGGGCCGTTTGGGTAAGTTAGCAGCTACAAATGTCCAGGAGAAGTTTACCAAGTACGGTATCGTAAAAGGAGAAACGCTGTTCAAGAAAGCTAAGCGGGGAGAACCGATAAAAAAAGTACGGAGTTTTTCCGGGAATGAGCACGAAGCCGCAAGTCTGTACAATATTTTCCGCTTACACTTCGATCCAAAGTATGATGCAAAAACTGTTGCTGAAGATCTATCCAAGTTAGATGGTGTGATTTACGCTGAGCCCGATTTCATTGTTAATGCTTTGGAAACCATTCCTAACGATCCATACTATAATCAACAGGGATACTTATCTACGATAAAAGCACCTGCTGCCTGGGATACAACAAAAGGTGATACGACACAAATCATCGGGATACTGGATACCGGTGTAGATTGGGATCATCCGGATCTAATTCAAAAAAACAAAATTAATTGGCAGGAATTAAATGGAATTTCGGGAGTAGATGACGATGGAAACGGTTATGTAGATGACATCCGCGGCTGGGATTTCATAAACAACGACAACAATCCGAATGACGATAACAGTCACGGCACACATGTGGCTGGGATAGCAGCCGCGCGAACGGATAACAATACCGGTGTTGCCGGTGTAAGCTGGGGCGCAAAAATTCTGCCGGTGAAGATTCTGCAAAGCACAGGTCACGGCAGTGCCAGTACAGTGGCACAGGGTGTGGATTATGCTCGTATACTCGGCGCAACTGTCATCAACCTGAGCTTGGGAACATATTCCGAATCAATAACATTAAGAACGGCATTGGAGAATGCATATTCAACAGCGGTGCTCGTTGCCTCAGCTGGGAATGATGATAATCCGATAGAGTACGACCCTGTTCGCAGGCGTGAAGCTGCACCAATGTTTCCGGCGTGCTATGGATGGGTTATTGGTGTTGAAGCGACAAAGCAAACTTATGATGAAAAATATGGTTATCGTGCGACATTTTCTAATTACGATCCGAGCGGACCTGTTTCATTCACCAATAACTTCGGATACAATTATGAATTGAAAGCTCCGGGTGTTTTGATATATAACACTTTGCCTAACGGACAATATGGTTCTCTCTCAGGTACTTCAATGGCAGCACCAATGGTTTCTGGTGCAGTAACACTTTTGAAAAGCCACCACCCTGGAATGTCGAATGAACTTCTTCTCGGGAATCTGATAAATGGTCTGGGTAACACATTAGATATTTTCGCCTCAATGAATCAACACCCAACTCCCAATCTGCAATACATCAGCCATACATTGATTGACACGTTAGCTGGAGGCGATAGGGATAATCGTCCAGATGCAGGAGAGACAATTCAAATTTGGCTGACTGTACAAAATACATGGGGAGATGCGGATAGTATCTGGACAAAGTTAAGATTGAATCCCCTTGAAGATCCTTCTGTAGCATCCATTACCGACAGCACAAGTTTTATTATCAATGGACTCTCGACTTACGCAACTGCTACAGGTGAAGCAGATCCGTTCATAGTACAATTAGCATCCGATCTCGCGAACAACAGGCAGATTGGTTTTAATTATGAAATCGGTTGTAAAAATAGTGGAGTAAAGAAGACGGGTAGTTTTAACCTGACGATACAAAAGGGGCAAGAAATTTCAGGTGTTTATATCGGTAGTTTACATCTGACGGAAGATAATTTCTACATCGTCTCTAGCAGTGCGGTCATAGACTCATTGATAATTGATCCTGGTTGTGAAATTCATTTTGCACAGAATACTTCAATATATGTAAACAAATTTCTATTTGCCCAGGGTACGCCAGAAAAGATGATATTATTTACCAACAACGGCAGCGGATATTGTAAAGGTATAAGGAACTTTAGTGGACAAACCGCTCAACTTAAATATTGCATATTTGAATATGGAGGGCTAGTAGATGGCCGTTTTGAAGACTGTATTTTCCGATATAACTCAGCCGAAATTAGAGGACCTATATTTCAGTATAATGGCGACTTAGTAGTGATTAGAAGCAACTTTATAGACAACAATAGTTACGTTGACGGTCTACTCAATACATCAGTTTTTGAAAACAATGTTATCGTGCATAACAATTCCAATGGCGAACCTGCTTTTTCATCAAGTCCGCTGCCTAGCAACACGCACAGAAACAACATCATCTTCGACAATAAAGGACCTTCCTACTCGCTTCGCTTTTGGGGTGGGTGGGGAACCTATCACGCGCCGCCGCAATATTATGGGACTACTAAAAAAAGTGAAATTGAAGCTTTAATACTCGATTTTTTTGAGAATGATATTTATCCAGTAATCTTAGGTGATAGCGCGCTAACTGTACCACCAGCGCTTGCTCATGGAATCGTTTGGGAAGTTCTTCTCAATGGAAAGAATCCGCACGAAGAAACTCTCGATCCCATTGGGATTGAAACCGTACGATTCGATGTTCGTTTTAACCGTTCTATGGATACCAAGCACCCACCAATTGTTACTTTTGGAGTTCGGGAGCCATTTACTCAACACATGGTCGAGGATAGCACCGGTTGGTCTTCTGATTCGACAATGTGGCATGGGTATTACACTATGGGGCTTGAGACCGGGGACGGGATTAATACGGTACGAGTCAGCGGCGCAAAGGATACAGATCATTTTGATATTCCAATCGAGGATACACGCTTCAAGCTCGTTATCGATGCAGCAGGATCAGCGGCAAATGAGTTTTTGGCAACTGCCGATGTCGGTAAAGTTATCCTCAATTGGCCCAAGGCACCGACAGATGATGTGTTGGGATACAATATGTATCGGTACTACAATCTTACCGACAGCACATACAGTTCTATTGAAAGAATCAACACGAATCTTATCACAGATACAATGTACATCGATTATTCGGTTATACCTGACACAACTTATCATTACCAATATAAAATTCTTGGTACCGACATGGTGGAAAGCGATTATTCCAAAACGATTGTTGCAACTCCGATTAAAGCTTCTTCAGGCGATGCCAACGGTGACCTTGCTGTAAATGTTCTCGACATCATGTCGATCGTTTCATATATACTCGGTCAAAATCCTCAACCATTTTTATTGGAGGCATCTGATATCAATGATGATAGTTTAGTTAATGTCCTGGATATAATCGGTGTTGTGAATATTATACTTGGCGGTTTTGAAAAGACTCCGACAATTGCTTCAACCGGTAATGCAACGATTGAACTAACTGCGGATCAACTTAATTTATCGACAGACGTTCCGGTGGCGGGAATTCAATTCAAACTTAGAGGTTCCGGTGTAGATGAATTGCAGTTTATTCCCAAAAGTGTACTTGGATCATTTGAAGTTGTCAGTGGCATGCAGGGTGATTCTTCGAGAACATTTATTTTATTCAGCATGTCGGGTGCTGCCATACAAATCGGACAACATACACTCGGCACATTCAGTGGAATCCATTCGGGTATATCCATTACAGAGGCAGTCATATCTAATTCACAAGGTCAAAACATAATAACATCGGTTTTTGACAACGGTGTACCGCTGATTCCAACGGAATATTATTTATCTCAAAACTATCCAAATCCATTCAACTCATCTACAAAAATACTATATGGACTTCCTGAACGAAGCGAAGTAAAGATTTATGTTCATAACATTCTTGGACAACAGGTTAAGATGTTTGAACTCGGAGAATTGAATGCAGGAAGATATGAAGTTCTGTGGGAAGGAAAGAATAACTCAGAGAATAGTGTGGCAAGTGGAATTTATTTTTATAGGTTTGTTACTCCAAAATATACACAAGTGAAGAAACTTGTCTTAATCAAATAGTATCAAGTGACTTCACGAAATATAATAAATATGGAGTGATAAAATATATGGTCAAATACATAATCATATTAAACCTACTGCTGCTATCTGCCGCTACGGGACAAAATACAATTTGGATCGATAGTGTTCAATCTCCACCAAGACAAACTGTTCAGTTTTCAGTAAAAGTTGAAAACTCACTACCATTTGTAGCTTTCCAATTTGATGTTGAACTGCCAAATGTCCTGACATATATTACAGGTTCTGCACAGCTTACATCAAGAGCGAATGGACATCAGCTTGCTGTCACTCTATTGGATCAAAGCACAATAAGAATCGTTTGTTATTCTTTAACTCTCAATCCTTTTTCGGGAAATACTGGAACTATACTGACATTTAATGCTGCCACAAGCGCTAAGCCGGGGACTTTCAATCTATCATTTATCGATCCAATTCTCGGCGATTCATCAGAAAATAATATTCTGACCAACTCACGATCAGGACAGTATCTACTCCTGGCTCCTGATATTAAATTGGATGTTGATTCGCTTGACTTTGGAAGCATTCCGTTATTGCAATCATCAGTCCGCACAATCACAATTACAAATCAGGGTAACCAACCACTCTCTATGACGGACCTAAATTCCACTCATCCCGAAATTTATTTTGAAGACACTAGCCAAATAGTAATACCAGCAAGTGGTTTTATCAATCGGGTAGCGCGTTTCCAACCGTTGGTTAAGGGAAATAAGTCGGGGACACTAAGAATTACCAGCGATGATCCGGATGATACCTTAAAAATTGTTCATACATCTGCTCACGCGTACGCTGTGAATGAAGTTAGGATCGGTTCTACATTTGGCAGGTCAGGATATGAAACAATCCTCAAAGTTCGCATAAATAACATGGAACCGTTCACGGCTTTCGAGTTTACGCTCGCACTTCCATCGGTGGTGAAGTTTATTCCCGGCTCGCCTCAACTTACTACAAGAAAAGTCGACCATCTGATCTCCGCTGATACGATCACAGGTAACAGATTAAGAATCATTGCTTTCTCTCCGACCAATAGTATTTTTTCAGACATTGATGGCGACATTGCTGAGTTAACGTTTCAAGTCGAAGGAGCCGGAGGTATCTATCCAATTCCAATAAGCAATGCATTGATCGGAGATTCTACAGTTTCAAATATTCTTTCAGCATCATATGGAGGAACAGTCGAGATTGCTTCACCAAAAATTCACTTCGATAGCAGTATAATTAATTTTGGGAATGTATCAATATTTGATACTGCTCTCGCTTCAATACAAATTTCCAATATCGGCAGCGATAGTTTAAAAATAAATTCTATTACGGGCGGAGATTCTACTTTTTGGATAGAATCTATATTTCCACTTTATTTGCCTCCTTCTTCCTCGACTCAACTTCTTTTTCTATTTCATAATAAGGAAAAAGGGATTTATTCTAAGAGATTTACATTACTCCATAATGATGTTACAACAAATCCATCGTACATCGATCTTGCAGCAACGGTTTTTATTCCGAATCGCTTGCATGTTATATCTGCATCAGGAGAACAAAACACAGTAATACCGATTTCATTTGGAATTGCTAACGATGAAGAGTTCGTTGGATTTCAATTCGATGTGGCTCTACCGCCATCGATAATATTTCAAACTGGAACAGTACAATTAAGTTTGAGAGCGCAGGATCACTCTGTCTCCGCAAGCATTCTTTCGAATGGCGATATAAGAATTCTAGCTTTCTCACTGACGCAAGCTGCATTTCTCGACGATTCTGGAGAAGTAGTAAGATTTAATGTTAATCTCCCAACAGATACCGGCATTTACCCAGTAGAACTCAAAAATATCATTATCGGAAATACGGCAAATCAAAATATCGCATCGGGTTTTGACAACGGAACTCTCGAAGTTAAAATCAATACTTCTGTTGATGAAATGACCGATTTGCCATCAAACTTTGCTCTAACCCAAAACTATCCCAATCCCTTTAATCCGTCAACAATTATCAATTATCAATTACCAATTGACAATTGGGTGACATTGAAGATATATAATGTTTTGGGTGTGGAGATTGCAACATTGGTGAATGAAGATAAGAAGATGGGAAGATATGAAGCTGTGTTCGATGGATCGTCCGCCTCCGGCGGATTAACAAGCGGTGTGTATTACTACCGTCTCATTGCAGGTGATTATGTATCGACAAAGAAATTCGTACTTCTTAAATGACTTAAATAATCCATCATTAAATTATCAAACAATTCTAAATCCAAAATGTTAACGGAGAATTTATGCAACCACACAATCTCTTTTTTACCATGTCGCTCTTAGCCCTCTGCTCTTGGCTAAGCTTCTCTCAAATCCCTCGCACTCTATCCTATCAAGGCGTGTTGACGGATAGTTTGGGAAATCCGAAACCTGATGGAAGTTACAGTCTGACCTTCCGACTGTATGAGGCAGAATCAAGTGGAAGTGTATTGTGGACAGAAGTAAAAACGTTAGACGTAGAGCGAGGATTATTTGCAACAATGCTTGGCGATCAAGTTATTTTTAATCCAACCATAAAATTCGATAAGCCATACTGGCTGAGCATCCAGATTGCGAGTCAGCCGGAACTCTCACCTCGGATTCCACTCACGGCAGTTGGTTACAGTTTATATTCTTTAAAATCGGACACAGCAAAATTTGCAATCTCCTCCCCGCAACAACCGTTTGTTGACAGTGCACGAATTGCAGGGACTATTCCTCACAATTCAATCACAAGTCAAAAAATTCTTGATGGCACAATCCAACGTGTTGATGTTGTACCCACATTTACAGCGCCGTATGCAGATACAGCGTCGTATGCAAGAGGAACACCGGCACAAGGATATGTTGACAGCGCACGAATTGCAGGTACGGCAGTGAGTGCCGCTACTCTTCTGCCTGGCGCGAATGTATCAGGAACTATCTACAATAGCCCGATCGTACAGATTACGAACAATGATTCTTCCTCAGGAGGTGGATATGCACTCAGCGCGAAAAATTATAGCCATTCCACATGGCGACCGGCAATTTATGGAGAGAATAAAGGTTTAAGCGCAGGAGTGTACGGACGTGCTGACAATTGGAACGCGGTAGTCGGATGGAACCAAAGTGATAATTGGGCGGGTGTGTGGGGAAGAAATATCGGTGGCGGAATCGGGATCCTCGGAGAAAGTGATAATGGAATCGGGATTCGTGGTTTAGGAATGACAGGAGTTCTTGGTGAAACTCAAGGTGGTTCGACATCACCAAAGTATGGATTTTTTGGCACTGGCCAAAATACTTCTAGTGGAAGTACGTATGGTGGTTATTTCAAGGCTGCACCTGAAGGATCGGGTAAACATTATGGTGTTTACGGTTATGCCGAAAATAGCACATGGACTGGTAACAATTTTACGTATGGTGGATACTTTGAAACACGACCATTAGCAGATGGATATCATTACGGATCTTATGGTACGGCTACGACATCGATAGCATATTATGTGTGTGGCGTTTCGGGATATGCGTCAAATGCTTCCCATGGTTTCGCGTACGGTGGTTCTTTCGGCACAAGTGATTCAGGCAATGGAGTCCACATCGCTCTCCAAGGTTGGGCAAATAGTTCTTCACCATCTGGTAATCACACCACAGGTATATATGCCAGTGCAGAAAATAGTTCGAATGGTGAAGTCTATGGTGGCAGGTTCCAAGCAATTGCTTGGAGTGGAACCGGGAAAAATACAGGTGTTGATATCCTTACTACCGGTGGGTCCGATTCTTCAACTTATGGATTATATAGTAATACTTTTAATTCTTCTACCGGAAAAGTCTATAGTGGATATTTCAACGCTGAGGATTATGGAACCGGTACAAAATATGGTGTATATGCGCGGGCTCCGATCTCCGGTTGGGCTGGTTATTTTCAGGGTGATCTTGGTGTGAGTAATAATTTATATGTTTATGGTGGAACCAAGAGTGCAGCAGTGCAAACCGACGATGGTTCTTTTCATGCTCTCTACTGCCAGGAATCTCCTGAAAATTGGTTTGAAGATTTCGGTGAGGGTCACTTAATCAATGGAAAAATAACAATCAAGATCGATCCTCTTTATGCACAAACGGTAAATACATCGACAACGTATCATGTATTTCTCACCCCTCACAATGAACCAATCGTATTAGCGGTTGCAAATCGAAGAGCGGCCTCATTCGATGTTGTTGGTCCGGTCGGTAGCAATAATTCATTTTCTTATCGGATAGTTATCAAGCGAAAAGGATTTGAAAATCAACGGCTTACTCAAGTGAAAGGATTGACTCCCGCTGAACTGGAAGCTGAACATGAACGACAACGTGTTACATCGTCTCAGCATCTGCAGCAGTTGGAGGAAGAGAGGGAGATGAGACCATTAGAAAATAATCGATAACAGAAGCAATGAGGAATAATGATGATTCTAGAATTCATGTAAATGAAAAGAAGTTTCATATGAATAAGAAAATCTTTACTCAATTTATTATAGTCTCATACACTATCTTGGCCATCCATGTTGCCTTTTCTCAAAACACAAATGTCATTTGGTATTCTTTCAACATGCGATATGCTGAACTAAAATCCGGGAACACCATGGTCAAATCAGTTGTCGGGCAAAACTTTGTCGGCACAACTCAGCAATCAAACACACAAATTATAAGCGGCTTTCTCGCCGATACATTATTCAGAAACACAGTTCTTGATGGAAAGAATCAAGAACAACTGCCTGCCTCTTACTCGCTCTGGCAAAACTATCCGAATCCCTTCAACCCAACAACTACAATACACTTCGAGCTTCCGAAAGAATCGCATGTAAATCTGAAAGTGTATAACATGCTTGGACAGGAAGTGCTTATGGTTTTAGATGAACAGAAGGATGCTAGAAGATATGATTTGAGAATCGATGGAACGCTATTAGCAAGCGGTGTATTTTTCTACCGTCTCGTGGCGGGTGATTATGTTTCTACAAAGAAGCTTCTACTTCTTAAATAGTTTTTCAGAACAATTTCGGAATAAGGACTTATGCGAAAGATAATTTTTACACTTGTGCTAATCATTCTCAATGCGCAGAGTGGAATGACGCAGTTGGTACCATTTGGTCTTGACGGGATGACCGTCACCGATCTGCGATTTTATGGGAGCACACTTTACGCATCCACGGATAGGAATGGTGTATTCAAATGCTCGTTACCCGATACGATATGGATACC contains:
- a CDS encoding S8 family serine peptidase; amino-acid sequence: MKTTILVLVLMLCHTLALSQPQLFTNNSSTEAKYERGVVLVKFKDDVEMPINKEGRLGKLAATNVQEKFTKYGIVKGETLFKKAKRGEPIKKVRSFSGNEHEAASLYNIFRLHFDPKYDAKTVAEDLSKLDGVIYAEPDFIVNALETIPNDPYYNQQGYLSTIKAPAAWDTTKGDTTQIIGILDTGVDWDHPDLIQKNKINWQELNGISGVDDDGNGYVDDIRGWDFINNDNNPNDDNSHGTHVAGIAAARTDNNTGVAGVSWGAKILPVKILQSTGHGSASTVAQGVDYARILGATVINLSLGTYSESITLRTALENAYSTAVLVASAGNDDNPIEYDPVRRREAAPMFPACYGWVIGVEATKQTYDEKYGYRATFSNYDPSGPVSFTNNFGYNYELKAPGVLIYNTLPNGQYGSLSGTSMAAPMVSGAVTLLKSHHPGMSNELLLGNLINGLGNTLDIFASMNQHPTPNLQYISHTLIDTLAGGDRDNRPDAGETIQIWLTVQNTWGDADSIWTKLRLNPLEDPSVASITDSTSFIINGLSTYATATGEADPFIVQLASDLANNRQIGFNYEIGCKNSGVKKTGSFNLTIQKGQEISGVYIGSLHLTEDNFYIVSSSAVIDSLIIDPGCEIHFAQNTSIYVNKFLFAQGTPEKMILFTNNGSGYCKGIRNFSGQTAQLKYCIFEYGGLVDGRFEDCIFRYNSAEIRGPIFQYNGDLVVIRSNFIDNNSYVDGLLNTSVFENNVIVHNNSNGEPAFSSSPLPSNTHRNNIIFDNKGPSYSLRFWGGWGTYHAPPQYYGTTKKSEIEALILDFFENDIYPVILGDSALTVPPALAHGIVWEVLLNGKNPHEETLDPIGIETVRFDVRFNRSMDTKHPPIVTFGVREPFTQHMVEDSTGWSSDSTMWHGYYTMGLETGDGINTVRVSGAKDTDHFDIPIEDTRFKLVIDAAGSAANEFLATADVGKVILNWPKAPTDDVLGYNMYRYYNLTDSTYSSIERINTNLITDTMYIDYSVIPDTTYHYQYKILGTDMVESDYSKTIVATPIKASSGDANGDLAVNVLDIMSIVSYILGQNPQPFLLEASDINDDSLVNVLDIIGVVNIILGGFEKTPTIASTGNATIELTADQLNLSTDVPVAGIQFKLRGSGVDELQFIPKSVLGSFEVVSGMQGDSSRTFILFSMSGAAIQIGQHTLGTFSGIHSGISITEAVISNSQGQNIITSVFDNGVPLIPTEYYLSQNYPNPFNSSTKILYGLPERSEVKIYVHNILGQQVKMFELGELNAGRYEVLWEGKNNSENSVASGIYFYRFVTPKYTQVKKLVLIK
- a CDS encoding choice-of-anchor D domain-containing protein — encoded protein: MVKYIIILNLLLLSAATGQNTIWIDSVQSPPRQTVQFSVKVENSLPFVAFQFDVELPNVLTYITGSAQLTSRANGHQLAVTLLDQSTIRIVCYSLTLNPFSGNTGTILTFNAATSAKPGTFNLSFIDPILGDSSENNILTNSRSGQYLLLAPDIKLDVDSLDFGSIPLLQSSVRTITITNQGNQPLSMTDLNSTHPEIYFEDTSQIVIPASGFINRVARFQPLVKGNKSGTLRITSDDPDDTLKIVHTSAHAYAVNEVRIGSTFGRSGYETILKVRINNMEPFTAFEFTLALPSVVKFIPGSPQLTTRKVDHLISADTITGNRLRIIAFSPTNSIFSDIDGDIAELTFQVEGAGGIYPIPISNALIGDSTVSNILSASYGGTVEIASPKIHFDSSIINFGNVSIFDTALASIQISNIGSDSLKINSITGGDSTFWIESIFPLYLPPSSSTQLLFLFHNKEKGIYSKRFTLLHNDVTTNPSYIDLAATVFIPNRLHVISASGEQNTVIPISFGIANDEEFVGFQFDVALPPSIIFQTGTVQLSLRAQDHSVSASILSNGDIRILAFSLTQAAFLDDSGEVVRFNVNLPTDTGIYPVELKNIIIGNTANQNIASGFDNGTLEVKINTSVDEMTDLPSNFALTQNYPNPFNPSTIINYQLPIDNWVTLKIYNVLGVEIATLVNEDKKMGRYEAVFDGSSASGGLTSGVYYYRLIAGDYVSTKKFVLLK
- a CDS encoding T9SS type A sorting domain-containing protein, with the translated sequence MNKKIFTQFIIVSYTILAIHVAFSQNTNVIWYSFNMRYAELKSGNTMVKSVVGQNFVGTTQQSNTQIISGFLADTLFRNTVLDGKNQEQLPASYSLWQNYPNPFNPTTTIHFELPKESHVNLKVYNMLGQEVLMVLDEQKDARRYDLRIDGTLLASGVFFYRLVAGDYVSTKKLLLLK